One region of Dokdonia sp. 4H-3-7-5 genomic DNA includes:
- a CDS encoding amidohydrolase family protein → MKTLQQLLVAVVFLLGATASAQQTPASAQSAAYTITGATAHVGNGTVVENATIVFENGKISTIQSGGATTKGEVINATGKHIYPGFIATNTTLGLVEAAAVRQSNDDDEIGELIPHVRGIIAYNAESKVVESMRPNGVLMAQIRPVGGTISGSSSLVQLDAWNWEDAAYKTDEGIFMDWPSSMRRGRWWLGEEPGYKPNKNYSKDVNEIKTFFNNARAYGKGNTSKNLPFEAMRGIFDGTQNVYVSANDQKQILDVIAFAKEMNLKNVVLVGGYQSYKVTAELVAANMPVILQRVQELPSMEDHDYDLPYKLPKLLTDAGVTVALGYDSEYWQVRNLPFYAGQVTQFGMSDEDALKMITMNPAKIMGVSNTVGTLEVGKDATLFISEGNALDMRGNILSRAFIQGRDISLESHQTKLAKRYAEKYGQKE, encoded by the coding sequence ATGAAGACACTACAACAACTATTAGTAGCCGTTGTTTTCCTTTTAGGAGCAACTGCAAGCGCACAACAAACACCGGCCTCAGCGCAATCTGCTGCCTACACTATTACAGGAGCAACCGCTCACGTAGGTAACGGAACCGTAGTAGAAAATGCTACGATTGTTTTTGAAAACGGTAAAATAAGCACGATTCAAAGCGGAGGTGCAACCACTAAAGGTGAAGTCATTAATGCTACTGGAAAGCATATATACCCTGGTTTTATAGCTACAAACACTACATTAGGTCTTGTAGAAGCAGCGGCCGTGAGGCAATCTAATGATGATGATGAGATAGGTGAGTTAATACCGCACGTACGTGGTATTATCGCTTACAATGCAGAATCTAAAGTAGTAGAGAGCATGAGACCAAACGGCGTACTTATGGCGCAAATTCGTCCTGTAGGAGGTACTATTTCCGGTTCTTCATCTCTTGTTCAACTTGATGCATGGAACTGGGAAGATGCTGCTTATAAGACAGACGAAGGTATCTTTATGGACTGGCCTAGTTCTATGCGACGCGGTCGCTGGTGGTTAGGTGAGGAGCCAGGTTATAAACCAAATAAAAATTACAGTAAAGATGTAAACGAAATCAAAACTTTTTTCAATAATGCTCGTGCTTATGGAAAAGGAAACACATCAAAAAATCTTCCTTTTGAAGCGATGCGTGGTATTTTTGATGGAACTCAAAATGTATATGTCTCTGCAAATGATCAGAAGCAAATACTTGATGTGATAGCATTTGCAAAGGAGATGAACCTCAAAAATGTAGTTCTTGTGGGAGGATACCAGTCTTACAAAGTAACTGCAGAACTTGTAGCGGCAAATATGCCAGTAATTTTACAGCGTGTACAAGAACTACCTTCTATGGAGGATCACGATTATGATTTACCTTATAAGTTGCCTAAGTTACTTACAGATGCTGGTGTTACTGTAGCGCTAGGATACGACTCAGAGTACTGGCAAGTGCGTAATCTTCCTTTTTATGCAGGACAGGTTACTCAATTTGGTATGAGTGATGAAGATGCACTTAAAATGATTACAATGAATCCTGCAAAAATCATGGGAGTTTCAAACACTGTTGGGACACTTGAAGTAGGAAAAGATGCAACACTTTTTATAAGTGAAGGAAATGCACTAGACATGAGAGGAAACATTCTTTCGAGAGCATTTATCCAAGGGCGTGATATAAGTTTAGAGTCTCACCAGACCAAGCTTGCAAAGCGTTATGCAGAGAAGTATGGACAAAAGGAGTAA